A genomic stretch from Colwellia sp. Arc7-635 includes:
- a CDS encoding IS110 family transposase has protein sequence MSKHNIVFIGLDTHKVSTEVAHIEDQRGAKTVHQGKIKTTKAAITKLASQYQSKYPNATLHFVYEAGPCGYWIYRLLTSLGHCCYVVAPSLIPKKPGDKVKTDKRDAMKLAKLLKSEDLTPIYVPEPEDEAIRDLSRARETAMKDLKDAKYQLKGLFLRNNISTKVKDNWSNQHLRWLTELVLPHPSQQIVLQEMIQTITERIKRVERLVNELAHQAKLWRYYPVVQALQAMRGIRFLVAVGTIAELGDLRRFDHPRKLMAYLGLVPKENSSGDNRKQGAITKCGNGRARRLLIEGAQTYKHNANVSTELQKRQETLPKVVIDIAWKAQLRLCRRYKRLMQRGKHRNIVVAAIAREMLAYIWAISREVILVPVDPSTRISRVPA, from the coding sequence ATGAGTAAACATAACATAGTTTTTATTGGATTAGATACCCATAAAGTATCGACTGAAGTTGCACATATTGAAGACCAACGTGGCGCAAAAACGGTTCATCAAGGAAAAATTAAAACAACTAAAGCCGCAATCACTAAACTTGCTAGCCAATATCAATCTAAATATCCCAATGCGACATTGCATTTTGTTTATGAAGCAGGCCCCTGTGGCTATTGGATTTATCGACTACTGACGAGCTTAGGTCATTGCTGCTATGTCGTTGCGCCTTCGCTTATCCCTAAAAAGCCAGGGGATAAAGTAAAAACAGATAAACGTGATGCGATGAAACTGGCTAAGTTGCTTAAATCTGAAGACTTAACGCCTATTTATGTCCCTGAGCCTGAAGATGAAGCTATTCGTGACTTGTCCCGAGCACGCGAAACTGCCATGAAAGATTTAAAGGATGCTAAATACCAACTTAAAGGTCTGTTTTTACGTAATAACATTAGCACCAAGGTAAAAGATAACTGGTCAAATCAACATTTACGTTGGCTAACTGAGTTAGTTTTGCCGCATCCAAGCCAACAAATTGTACTGCAAGAGATGATACAAACCATTACCGAACGTATTAAGCGCGTTGAACGATTAGTTAATGAATTAGCACATCAAGCAAAACTATGGCGCTATTATCCAGTTGTTCAAGCATTGCAAGCGATGCGAGGTATTCGTTTTTTAGTCGCTGTAGGCACTATTGCTGAGTTAGGTGATTTAAGACGCTTTGACCACCCGAGAAAACTCATGGCTTATTTAGGATTAGTGCCCAAAGAAAACTCAAGTGGCGACAACCGAAAACAAGGTGCAATCACTAAATGTGGTAATGGCCGAGCACGGCGGTTACTCATTGAAGGGGCTCAAACCTATAAGCACAACGCAAACGTGTCAACCGAGCTACAAAAGCGGCAAGAAACACTGCCTAAGGTCGTTATTGATATTGCTTGGAAAGCCCAATTAAGGCTTTGCCGACGATACAAGCGCCTCATGCAACGCGGTAAGCATCGTAATATTGTTGTCGCTGCCATTGCCCGTGAAATGCTCGCTTATATCTGGGCGATATCACGAGAAGTAATATTAGTGCCTGTTGACCCAAGTACACGTATTTCAAGGGTACCCGCATAA